The Mastomys coucha isolate ucsf_1 unplaced genomic scaffold, UCSF_Mcou_1 pScaffold20, whole genome shotgun sequence nucleotide sequence gaaagagacagaaatgcaGGAATGTGTGACTTACCAGCTCTGCTTTGGAGTCTATGATCACAAGATGAGAGTTCAGTTCCTCACAGGCAGACTGACTCTCTACCCAGGTTTTAGTTCCATGAAAAACATGATAGAAATGGTTTCCAAAAGCAAACCAGTCACACGAACAAAGGTCACAGGAGAAGTCTAGGAAATACACATGTCTGAAATGGATGTCAGCACTTGAATGACTCTTTATTAATATGAGTACTAGGTTTTTGTGAGATTCATGACTCCTGCATAGAGAGCAAAGTCTCATAAGTGCCTTTGCTGGTGCCCAGGTTGATGCAAGTTGCAAGGATGCTCAGCCAGTCCTGCCCATGATCTATTCTTCAGTCCCAAGAAGGTATAAAACTGGTGAGTTATTTTTAcacaatttttatttaacatcAATTAGTGATTTCAAATTATTGgtttaaaattttctatgtaaAAACTAATAGAAACTGCTTCTTGTGAGAAAAGCAAGATTAAATATTATACTTGTCATAATGACAAGTATGCACATGTAAGTTGCTAAATGACATATAATTAGATGAATAGAAAAATAGGTACTGGAATGATTTAAATCTGCAGTTACTTTCTAGAATAATGGCTCTGAGAACGCAAAATTAAAATACACTAGTATATTTAAGTAGTATTCTaactatttaataaatatatgtttcaTTTGTGTAACATTTGTAATCATCCAAGGTTAAGTTAGTTACTTAATAACAATCTGTTTATTGagatataaaattcattttttatataaaagaatcttgcaaaggaattttaatccagtaacatgactgttctggcaagggatcacatccaaagtccttctatgtatatgttttggtttttatccAGCTGGAATGCAAACATGCTCTGGATTACAATATGATGTGGCTGAAAAACAGAGATACCCTTACTGCACACCTTTTTTCCCAAACAATGTAGATAAGGTGAGTTTGTAgaggaagcagtcatgtttgaaagCAATGTCTAACTGAgaggcaaagtgatgaatcagagaaagatttgacagaataaatcAGAGTTATATTATACCCAACTCTCTTGAGTACAGTATAGAAAGGGGAGGCAACTTAAGAGAGCAATGCAGAGGAGAGGGGTTGGGGTGCCAGTTTTGACAGAATGagccaaagaatgagaaggagccagaagattagaacatattgccaaagttaatatAATTGCAAGCAGTGCAATTCAgagtgaagagaagagaagcccCATTGAGCCAGttagcttggagaggaatttgagttAAAACTGCTGAGTTTAACCAACCAGCCAGTGTTCAGAAAAAAAACTTGAAAGGGTGAATTTAtttagcagtaagcctctgaaaggacaattacatcaggcaaataaaaattacttttgtagTATATCTTCATCCATTGTTTTGCAGATAATTATCATGTTAAGAAAAGCAGACAAATACTAAAAGTCTAGCATTTTATGAGATATAACACATATATCTGAAATAACTCACAGTGTTTGTTTTACGTTGTTTCAAAGTTTTCAGCCATTTTAAtaagtgtgtaagtgtgcatCAAATGTCTTGCCACATTATTTTCTAATATGTCTCTCTAAGTACATGAGGAGGTTGAGAAAACCTCCACAGCCAAAGTTATGCTCGGCCAGTAGAGGCTTCTGGTGTGCTAAGCAGGAAGGATGCTCCACTGAAGGCGCCTCTGGTCAGCACCTGTCCAGTTCAGGCCAGGTACTATCATAAATATCAGAAGCAAGTGTCTTCAAGTTCAAATGATCCTTTCTCAGGATCCAGCTGGCAGGATCCGATTTAGATAAAACTCTACTCTCATGTACCatcttgtttctgttctttttttattgcaCTTTTAATAGTACTGtgtctttatcttttatttttttaaaatatacaaaccaaaaacaaaacaaaatgtcacaatgaaaataATCATGAGTAAATGAggacaaatagaaaagaaacccaACTGAACAAAGATGAGGGCCCTGGTCAAGAAGTACCACATTCAGTATGACAATGCATGTGGGCAATCAGTGGGAATGTAACTACAACTGTCATAAACTCTGTGAAAAACAGGCAAAAGCTAAGTACATAGTTGTTGTAGTTGCTGTTCTTGTATTTAACCTTGCTTCTCCACCAATTTCCCCCTTTCACGCAGTTTAAATGTCTTATTACTTTGCTCTTTCTGTATTTGCCCcagatcatttttaattttatagcacATTCTGGAATAGCTTGGCCATTTCCTATCTGGTCATCGAAGACTTATTAGTGGGCTCGAATATACTTTTGATCAAtagttttcttccctctcctctatTAGTCACTCTGAGTTTGATGTCTTCAATAATGGGCGGCTCACTAAGAAGACCCACAAATGAGATGGGAAGACATCCAAACTGACAATGCACAATCACACCCTGGGAGCTCAAGAAACGtgaaaaagcaacagaaaatatCATCTCCAAAGATCATGGCTTCTTCATTGCTGAGCTCAAAGGTAGAGACATGGTGCCATGatatagttattttctttttggcaATCATGGAACAGACGTCACCATGGAATGTTGTAAGCTGTGTCTCTGCTGTATGGtaactaaaaaagcaaaaactgcgAGTAACGTGGGAAGCCATGCTTATGACACTGAACTTGGTAAAGCCCTCTCATGAGGTGGTGGGTACAGGAAGCCATGGTTACAACACTGAACTTGCGGGAAGCCATGGTTATGACACCGAACTTGGTAAAACCCCCTCATGAGGTGGTGGGTACTTTACCCTTCCCTGCCTTCTGCTGAGCATGATCACTGTGCATGCTAGACTATACAGGAAGGGGAGTGTTGGCTGAGGCTGAGATTCCAATGTTGTCAGTGTGCCAGTGTCAGCCTTGTGCTGCTGCCAATGCTAGGGTGGGATTTCCCAGTGATACAGTTGTCCTTAGTCAACCATGTTCCTAAAGTAATCTCAATAAACCCAATGATATAACAACTtgtatttcaataaaattatttctttggtttgtcaGTGTCCTATGTGAAGTGTACAGATGTTTCTTTACATCTTTGATGAACAAATAATGCCCTCAAATGAGTAAAATCCCAGAAAAACTGTTCAACAGTCTACTTGTAAAATGATCAGTGACTTGAAAGAGATTATTAATGAGTGAGATAATACAACAAAAtcattatagaagagaaagtcacaagaaaatttaaatttctgaaaaaaagcacaaataggtaaataaataaatttgttggAAGAACTCAatgaaccaaaaccaaaccaaatcaaaccaaaccaaagcaaaataaaaagtcaCAATGAAAATAATCATCAGCCAATGAggataaatagaaaagaaaaccaactgaACAAAGATGAGGGCCCTGGTCAAGAAGTACCACATTCAGTATTGCAATGCATGTGGGCAATCAGTGGGAATGTAACTACAACTGTCATAAACTCTGTGAAAAAGAGGCAAAAGCTAAGTATTGTGGATAGAAggatcagagaaaaataaaataaggcataGAAAAATAGGGCATAAAATATGTTCAATTAAATTGTAGCAGAAATGTACACAAAGGAAGAATAAGAAATGGATGTCTAAGGACAAGAACCATTCAGGGCAGCAAATAGACTTGAGTAGAGAATCCCTGTgtgaaataatataataatgatacaatacaatataatacaatataatgaaATTATGTTAGGATCAGTGAGGAAAAACACAACAGCAAATGTTAAAATGTGTCCGATTTCAACAGAAACCCTCAAAGTGAAGAAAGTGTGAGATAAGATAGTTAAAAACTTGACAATTAATAACTGTTAGCCAATCAAGAGTGTGGCACCACCAAAGGTATCTGTTAAAATAAATTgggaaatttttatgtatttcaggGCAAATCCAAGCTAAAGCAATTTGTGATGATCAAATTGGTATTgcaaaaaatacacagaaattgTAAGCATGGAGGTTTCCAAGTAAAGCGGAGttaacagacagagacaggaaagaatgTATTTCACGAGCTGTGCAAGTGGGCTAAATCAATTACAAAAGACTCCACCATGTTTCATATaatccaaaaaccaaccaatatGACTTGAGGTTGTGGCAACAAGTAATAGTCCAACCAATCAGATAAACAACTTGTAAAATTACAGGAAGTAGGAATATTTGAAAACCTTTCTACAGCTctttgtatatgcttgtgtaGACAGAGTGTGCATGAGCAAGTACACACGTTTATGTGTATACTGTGGACATCAGAAGACAGCCTCAAGTATCATCTGGTAGCTACCCCTaacttctttttgtgtgtatttttgtttgtttataaattttcatTACAGCTTTTGCATTTCTTGGTTTACTTTTCACTGACCTCTGACTCATCAAGCAGAAGTGAactccagaaatccacctgttttaACCATAATAGGGTTAGGATTGTAAAAGGGATCTTGCCTGGCTtcttgacatgggttctgggaagccAATTAAGGTATTCATGCCtgaaaagcaagcactttactgacctACTTGTCTCCAAggacatttgttttttattttccttatttaatgTCTAAGAGTAGGATTGCTTGGCTGTGGGCAAACTCTCCTTGCATAGCATTCTGGACATATTCTGACATGCCAGTTTTTTTCACTTTAAGCCACACTTATAGTATGAAATCCTAACCCTAGAGGGTTTGATTTAGTTTTGTGTCTGGTTAATTGCAActcatttgatattttttcaagCTATGCAAACAAGGGGAAAACAATGTGAATGGTTCATATTTGTGTTcaatatatataacattaaaaaaacagtatttacttatatttataatacTTTAGATTTTTCATATTCTactatgttattttcttttcttccctgagGAAAAAATTGAACATAGAACACTGCATTTGTTCATTGTTCTCATTGAAGTCTGTGGATCTAAGAGTCTACCCGAAAAGtgaaaagaattgaaaataaattgtaCAAAGTTCATACTTACCATCATTCTTACAACATAGAAGATCATGAAGGGAGAtctttctgctttgcttttcttctttagaaaataCTGCAATAAAAATTGCATCAGTAATAAGTAGTATTTAGCATATGTTTGCTAGGGCAATATCATATTCAGTCTTCATAGTGAgttactataaaaataatatgctGATTATAAGAAGAACAAATTCTTTTTATAGTTACTTACAGCTTGGAATCAAGAAGCCCACTTTTGTAACCAAAATAATGCATAAGGTTACTAGGATGACAGTTATCATTCGCCATGTTTTCAACCAGGGATCTAGAAAGAAGATAGGAGAGAGTTTTTCACTTCTAAGGCTTGAAGACCATTGCTTCTCAGTTTTCTAAGTCTACATAACATTGTTTAATTTTTCAGAGGTCAATCCTGAAGTTTTTTTGATGGCCTTGACAGCCCAGTTCTTTGCACTCCAATGTCCTTCTTGTCAacttgctgttgtttttctttctccctattGAATTCAGGGTTGGTTACTGCACTTGTGTGACCCCTCTTcctattttaatatactttatttCTACTTCTCCCTTATTGTAAATTCATGCCTCCTGTCCTGAACCTTTCCTTGATGAAATCTTGCAAGTTACTTCTCTCTGATAAACATTTTCTCTCAGTAGTTTCTACCTGCAGTGCTACCTTCTCACATCAGTCCTTCCTATCCTGCCCTGGATCCACACTGGAGATCAGCAgcttaaataaaatgtctttatggATACTTCCCTCTTAGTTACTTAGAGACATTTGTGCATCTTCTGACTTTCACTGCATAAACCAATAGTGAGAAACCTTTTTCTCATGGATTGTAAAGTTACTAAACTATACAATCATTTAAATGAAGAATCTTGTTACCCTATATTCTAATACCATTCAGCCTCTAAATTTTAATGCCATTATCTCACTAAGTATGAAATCCTATAACTTTTACTTCcaatatgtttttataatttttctataatGTGCTATGTATTTGTGAAGCTGAATTAGGCTGAATAGTATTTTAAAGAAGTAAACAtcaattattacttttaaaataacatgggGATAAATAGAAAGAATATAACTTCCATACAATTATGTGTACTGATCCATCAAGTAATACAATCTTTTGAGACCCAAATCAGTGATATTGTAGGGGTAATAAACAGAGACTCTTTAAACACTAATCTGCTTTAGGGTAGTACTTGAAATAGTTAAGATCCTAAAAAGACAGACATTTAAGATAGTGGCAGGTTTTGAGCAGATAAATACCCACTTGCAAACATTGAGATCTAGCCTTGATAAAATAGATACAAAATATATTACCATACCTGTTCCTTTGCCTGCATAGAACCCTGTCCTGAGTTGGGGGTACAATGCTCTGTGAACTTTCAGTTCCTGTTTTTTCTGCTCTTCTCTCCACACAGTAGATCTCTGGTCTGTCTTTGAGGGTCTCTGCTTCTCTTGAAATGTGGAAGATTCTGTTCCTATGTTAATAATTTCCTGCTTGTTTGTTCCACGTTCCTTTTGATTCTTCTTATTCATcttttggtggttgttgttgttgttctgaaaaGACTGGATTAGCTTCCTCTCAGTCTTGGTAACTTGCCTCTATTGCTCTTCCAcacaacagaaacacaaagaaaagaacagtTCTCACGTCTTACTGTACCAGTGAGAGATGCCTTAGTTCTGACGTAGGCTATGCAGAGTGAACAATGACGATGAATCTGTAACgataataataaatacacactGACAATGAAAAGCTTACCACAGGCATAATATGCTATTCTGTGTATctatcacacaaacacacacatacatacacacacatacacacacacacattagtttaCTTCAATGAGTGGTGTGATTATAACAATATTGCTGATCAAATGTGTAGAAGTAatagttaaataattttatagggGAAGGAATTAAAATGCCCACTATTTTAAgaacaaatgataaaataatctTATTGATAAAACCAGAAGGGAAAATTCCATCTCAAATAGAATTATATTACTAATTTCATATAGATCTACCTCCAAACTTTAAATAAACCAAAATGGTGAATATAAACAAAGACATGATAAAgactgaaaagaataaataaattgtttaagATTTAGATATATAAAGAtgaggaaaaacatttaaatatactttgttcataataaaattacatacaaaagaaaaaatgaagaattctGTCATTAATCAAAAAGAAGAGATGCCAATGAAAAGGGCTATGATATGACATTCTCATCTGTAAGATTATCTGTAATTGCACATGATGGAGAGCATGCAGGAAAACAAAAAGGGTATCCTTGGCATCTACAACTAGATAAGATACTAACTGTTTCATCCATCGTTCTAGGAAAGAATTTGTCAGAAAGTACAGAAAGCTAAATGATATGTGTGCTCTACTGATCAAACCACTATAAACACTGAGAAATGGCAGTCTACCTATATATTGTTTGATAATTGAGAAGATTGACAGTTGTTGAAAATGACAAGTAAGAAAGGCTGGAGCTTAGAAATTCATTGTGTTTAGGAAAAGACCATCGGCACTGAGATAAAATcttggaagtgttttctgagagcgcATAGATGATGTGTTTCAGATGTGGAACAAATTTGGACTTCTAGCTGTCAGCTGAACTTGGTAGTATAAGAATCACCAAGATGGTACTAATTTTGAAAACATGAAGGAGTCATATAGAGcatctgaggcttggcactgtgagaagccTGAGAAGGCTGTTTCTTGCCTGAGATTATATCCTCAGTGGCAAGAGAAGACCTCAGTGTTTTAGAGATAGTAGTACAATGTGATGACCAGAAAGAACAGCAGCAGTTTTGGAGTAGATTCTGCCTGAGCTTAgaggacaagctgtgtgtgctgcagacaGCAGAGTAGCAAAATGAGTCAAatcccttagaggagcccagcaGATTGGGAATGAGTTCCAGACATTGAAAATTGAGTTATACTGTTGGAGATAGGTTTAGCCTTGTTCAGATTATGTCTTGACCTGCTTCTCCCCTATAGACAAACATCAGATGGAGCTCTGAAACTGTTGTGGAAGATTTGGCagaaggattgaggaacccaAATGGGATAGAGGTACAGCAAATATGCACCCTTGagggctcccagaaactgaaccaccaaccaaagagcatacaagagCTGGAGCTAGCCcccacacatatcacatacatagcAGATATGCAGCCAGTGTGGTCTTCATGCAAGTCTTCTAACAATGGGAGTGGGGGCTTTCCCTGACTGTGTTTCCCTGACTGGCTGcctagggcattttcttatttactgatttatgggggagggcccagcccattatggatGATATTATCCCTGGGATGGTGGAcctgaattctataagaaagcaaaatgagcaagtgctgaggagcaagccagtaagcagtacccctccatggcctttgcatcagcccCTGGCTCTAGATcactgccctgtttgagttcctgtcattATTTCTGTGGTATAGAAGCATAAGCTCAATTACTTTTCTTCCCCCAccaccaataaaaaagaaagtctgaGGGCAAAAGAAGTAACCCAACCCCAAGACAATGGGACTCATCACTCTATTGCTTATAGAATGATCACATTCCATGACATCATACAATTTCCCTTCAAGCTATCCCTTCAGATGACCTGAATGAGATGTGATGTAACATCCAAAAATGATTGCTTCCTGAAACATAAATGAAGCAACTGAATAAAAGCAACTGTAATCACCCACTGGAAGAGTCAAGCTAGATATGAGATCTTAGATATGATCAAGATGTGTCAGACTAGGAAATTATGCTactttccaatttaaaaatattcaggcAAGATCAGGAAAGATGGTTTAGCCTTTAAAGGTTAAGCTCACAAAAATATTGAAGCAACATTGTAGGTTATACAGATCTAAACATGATTCTGATCTCTAGTCCTGTTTCATTTGGGGAACAGTTGTCAGTCTCCACCCACTATTTCCTTTCTATACAGCTGGATGATTCTGTGACTCCATGTGACTCCATGTGACCTATGAATCTAGAATGATTCTGTGACTCCCTATAGAGATAAGATGATTCTGAGAGTCTAATTGAAAACCTCAGCCAACTCTCTACACTGCTGTGAACCTATTTTGTCCTTACTCACTTAGTAAAATTGtaattatttatgaaattatattttttctgagAAGCCAAGTGCTTGTAGAATAAACACGATTTACTATGATAAGAACTCAAGGTCATCAAACTGAAAAGTTTGTTTTGACTCTGACAAGAATCCTGTTATAAAATTTCTGTTCATTACACTCTCGCAGAtctgaagtttattttattgcCTGTTTTCAATTATTGTCAAATCTCTGTTTATTCCACATTATCTTCCATTCTTACTGGATGAGTCATATCAGAGGGAAATAAGAGCCTGCAAATTATCAGATGAACATACTCTTGGCTGCTCCCTGCATGTCTCTATGTCAAGACTTGATTCTCTCTTCTCAGGAAACTGTGTGCTTTTTCTCTGACAATGTTAGTCTCATCTCATCTGAAACCATCACACCTGACTGGCAGAATTCACAAATAGTTTCTCCACTAACCTTCCTTTAAAATCCCATCCTTAGTTGTTGTCTTAGGCACTGTTCAagtactgtgaagagacaccactctcaaggcaacttttacaaagaaaaccatttaaCTGAGTGcctgtttacagtttcagaggttcagtccattatcattatggtagaaagcatggcagctggagaagtagctgagagctacatcctgatctataggcagtgaggagagagagagaaaaagagaaagagagagagagagagagagagagagagagagagagagagagagagagagagagagaaagcatctCTGTgtctggtgtgggcttttgaaacctcaaacacCAAACCCACCTTaactcagtgacacactttctccaacaaggctacatctactccagtaagaacatatctcctaatccttctaatcatTCTCAGATATGGTCACTTCCTGGTGCCTAAGCACTCAAATAATGTGAGCCTACTGGGGCCATTCTTAGTCAAGTCATCATGGTTGTATTGTCCATCATCTTAAGATGCCATGTGACTTCCAAACTCTTCTGATGTAAAAGCCCCATATTTTCACTGACCTCTTTCTCCCATTGTTCCAAACAGAAAGCCATCTGGCTTCTGTCTCACACACTCAACCCATTACAGGCAAGCTCCTCTCCTGTCACTCTAAGTCCTCAACTCTTTTCTCTCCCACATGACCTTTCATCTAGTGGGACTTTTTATTCTCTTTCACAGGGGCTGTGGTAGCATTCAACACTTTTGGCCATCCCCCTGTTCTGTATTTCACAACTATTTCATACTTTCTTAGTTTCCTCATCCAGGCTAATATTTAAAAAGTCACCTAAAGCATGCTAAAGACATTTCCCCTTTAGTCTTTGGATCACACGCTATGTCACAGCAATTAACTTCTCTTAAGTCCCCAACTATTTCCTACCCGGACTCAGTATTTCTTATGACTATGGTCAAgaaattcctgagttcaatcccttagaactaaaatataaaaagtaaaatcttaaataataacaccagtgaaatgaaaatagagaaaaacagtATGATCctttttatatatctatgtaaagtactcaaattatttctttcataAGACTCAGATAAAACTTAAAGTGTTATTGGAGTCTTTTTGACCTAGTAGCATTTGTTTTATACAAATCTGAGtttttagatctatttattttatttatgtgtatgaagatttgcatatatatatgcctcTATACCATGCACATACCTGGTGTtcttgaaggtcagaagaggatttCGTATTCCCTGaaaatggaattacagatggcaATGACCACCATTGCGAGTGcagagaattgaacccaggtcctctgagagagcaacaagcactctttagcactgagccatctctccagccctacaaatctctttttatttctcctcctcACCTCATGGTATTAAGACCagaattttttatatatgttcattaaCTATTTTTTGCATGATAattattcttaattttctttctttttaacttcatGTTAGGATAAGTGCAAATTACACATTACATTTACACCAACAAGTTATGCTATATTTTTCCTATTAACTTTTGTCTTAACATTTAGCCTCGTATGTTTTTGTGTTATGTAGAATCATTTCACTTTAACCTGAATGTCTTTGCTAAGCGAGTATAGTTATAACAAGTTTCCCAGTCTTTGTTTACCAGAGCTTTTACATTTATCCTAATTTTTGAAGAATAGTATACTTTGAGAATAGAATACATGCATACGACATATTTTAGTCATATTTATCTCACAACACCTCCCATTTCTTTCTCCAAGAACCACCCTCTTGCCTCACCCTACAAActttgtgttctttgtttttactttttataatctACAGATTCCAGTTCATGCTATTTATATATTCATGGGTATGGAGCTCTTCACTGAGCATGGTCAATCTCTCAGTGTCTCTCAGTtcttattttctagaaatataatACTGAGTTGTTTCcacatttttaatctcagcagtttggcagcagaggcaaggggatctctgagttcaagaccagcctgatctatagagtgagctccattATAACCAAAGCTTTACAGATAGTCACTGTCTCAAGATAATCcaaacaacacacatgcacacacacacacacacacacacacacacacacacacacacacagagagagagagagagagagagagagagagagagcgctagtTTTCtaatttgttgtttattttgttttctggcccAAAAAATTTCTACAGAAAAATGTACTAATAATATTGTGGGGTCATCCCTTGTATGGGATGAATCACTTTTCTcatgatatatttaaaattctttgtcatttagcaatagtatttggttttgtttgcttgtttgtttgtttgaggcagaggAGTTCTGGGAGGATTGGAATTTCCTATGGATCAGCCTTGCCTCAAAACTCTACCGGCCTCTGGCATTGTATTTCATAGGAGAATCCAAGGAATTGAGAAAATCTTGGTAGCCATGCATTTCAGGAATTCAATTTTGTGTTCCCTCATTCTTTTTTCACTCCGTCTGTAATTGATTTTGTGTGGCTGACATAAAAAGGACCCTCCTATAATCCACATAGATGAAATTTGTCAAATCTAttcactgaaaattaaaaataaagaacagagcaAAACATTCAACacagtatttgaaaaaaaaaaacagcctgcAAATTACATTCTGAATTAATCCCCCTTAAATcttatctatgtatatatttcaagaaTATAAAGCACaaattactatttttctttaactAACTGAAATGTTAACTTGCAAATTGTAGTATTTCAACCAGCCCCTGGCAATGGACAAAGAGGAGCCTTGTTCTTGGTGTTCTTATATCAGTCAAGTGCAGAGCAGATGGCAGCTCTTTGTTCATCGTATcgtgatgcctggcttggtgacCACAGCTGTTTTATGTCTAAGACTCATAAAAACcaagtcaaatcaaatcaaatcaaatcaaatctagGCAACATAATGAataaggaagaaggcagagaccTGCAGACTACCATGCCACCCACAGAACTGCCCTCCAGTGTACACCACACATAGGCCACAGACACCTGCTTGCAGGTATGGGAGGATGTCACCCAAGGGCCTGACAGCCATATGGGGTATCTTGGAGCTGGAGCCACCACAATGAGTGAGTATGTGGTGGTCATAtgataaagaaaagcaaatggagCATCTTGAGCTTATGAAGAAGGACAGAACTCAAGCCTCATGGCTGGAGGAGAGTAGACTGTTGAGTAGCCAGCCCTGCCACCAGGGGACACGGTGAGTTTCCCAACTTGAGCTACCACTGAGAGTCATGTCTGAGTCTGTGGCTATGCAGCGGCACAGGTTGGGTTGGCTGTTGATTTCTGTGACTCGTGTTACCGCTACACAACATGGAGATGTCTCTGTTCAGGGCA carries:
- the LOC116098358 gene encoding LOW QUALITY PROTEIN: killer cell lectin-like receptor subfamily I member 2 (The sequence of the model RefSeq protein was modified relative to this genomic sequence to represent the inferred CDS: substituted 1 base at 1 genomic stop codon), which gives rise to MNKKNQKERGTNKQEIINIGTESSTFQEKQRPSKTDQRSTVWREEQKKQELKVHRALYPQLRTGFYAGKGTDPWLKTWRMITVILVTLCIILVTKVGFLIPSLFSKEEKQSRKISLHDLLCCKNDDFSCDLCSCDWFAFGNHFYHVFHGTKTWVESQSACEELNSHLVIIDSKAELENLLTGEIEGWVLXVKSPAWKRSLRKQFLKLFFYRINDLENKNNSCHYLRGNQVISDDCSSKKPYTCEFNIR